The genomic segment GTAATTCGTTTTAGTatctgtatagcagagcgacattcacttatccgcttttttttatattatgttaaatcaaaactaaatatgtattaagtatttaattttttttttaatttggcgTTATCACAATTGATGCATGTCGTAAATAAAACAACCTatctatacctattgtattactCGTATCATTCGTATCCACCTACACGTAACAAACATTTCATTTGTCAGACCGTTGTGCAGCCTCCTTCACTTTTGCCTGGCAAATGGGTAAAACATTTAACAtccgtaataaaaataatacgagaAAGCAAAATCTGTGTCACTTTAGAATAGTGAGATAAATATTTCactagaaaatgtataaaaagaggtatatctaaaaaaatgtgtgatcaCTAGAGAGAGATAGAGATTATACAACTACAcgtataatgttattgtaaGTGTTAACGATGTTAGTAGTAGAAACATTgcttagaattgttttttttttaatgcctaTCACttgaaaatatagataatatttttacctaaccactcaaaaaataatttctttaatatttaattaatatcttcatttttaaattgtatgtacctacctatatgtaattgCAATTTAATGTTTTGGATTAgagtatatattttctaataatatccaacacttatttaaatgtatttcattgcaatttatgttaacataaatatctgtttaaaactaataattaatctatcgttcaatgtaatataaaaatacaaaatgtgaaTATTTACTTGAGATTCGAAACCACTCATGGATATGTCTTTAGCCCAATAATGAGTATGAGCTATTTCTAATACTTGGAACGCAGATGCTAAACCACCTCCACATTGATTGCCAAAAGATACTTCTAATCCATGGATAATTGCTAGTAAGGCTTTAAGCATTCCTTTCCAAACAAATCTATTTATATACTGAAGGGAAGAAAATGCAATTttaacaccataataataaaatggaaatttattttattgaattaaattataccaatgaaataatttataacaaaatgttgTGAATTATTACCACGTCATCAATGTGATCACTTGGACTAATTTTATTATCCAATGTCCGGTTAAGTTTACTGACTACTAAATTCCGGTATCCCTCTTCttccattaattttttaaatctactGAGTTTCAGCCAACCTATTCCATCTCCATCAAGAATCTGTTTTGTCACCTAAGATTTACAACAATCaattagtttatacatttatttatcaattaaaaactattggtcGGTGCATCATACATCCTTTAGAAATGTTTCATTGTCCACGTGACTATTAGGTTTTACTGATTTTTTGTTCGGTATTTTTGATGTTTCACTTAGTTTTCTTGGATTTGAGTGACGAATCAAATTAGATTTTTCAACTAAATCGTTACGCCcggctgaaaaaaaatttgatattaaatataaatatattaatttttacttatgctatacagaaaaaaaaaaaaatatttaccttttgTCGGAAAAGGTCCAACGGCTGTACGTTCTTTAGTCTTAGTCACTGGCAACGTGAGCGAcgatttactatttttttgttgtttattaccacctaatacataatattaaatctcaTAATGTAGACAtccatatttactatttagtattttccgTGTaactgaaaaaatgtatatattttttctgcaAATGCTTACCAAATAAATCTGTAAACATGCTCGTTGTTTGATTTGCCAATCCATTTATATCAtttgatatatttgaaaaaaaatcttttgtgGCACCAGTTCCCATCGATGTTACTGAGGACTTTCTAACCTCAGAAACAGAACCGGTTGAAATTGGATTGGTTGGCGGACTGTTGTCATTTATTTCATCATCAAAACTCAGTTGCTGTAAGCTTAAAGACGTGGATTCACCCAATAATccaacctataaaataaatataaatttttaaatctatacaaatagatatacaatataatacgcaaattgttcatattataaagatacatataaatataagtgtagtataatatagtcttcTTCTTTTTTCCCTTCGCCTTCTCTCCCAACTGTTTGAGGTCGGCCACCCTGGTCCTCAATTTCCACTTACTACGATCCGTAGCATCCTCCTCACTAACACCAGTCATTCTCATATCGCACTCTATAACTTCAAATCATCTCTTTTTCCATCCATACTCATGTTCTTCGTCACTGAAACTGCCTCAGTTTTTTCTCTTCTTAAAACATGTCCTAGCCATCACGCATTTTGTCAACTATTGAAGCCACTCCTATACTACCTCTTATTTGCTCATTTCTTACTCTGTCCTCTCTCGTCACCCCAATTATCCACCTTAACATTCTCATCTCCACAACACCCATTTTTCTCACCACTGTTGAGCCCAACATCCCGATCCATACATCATCGCCGGCCTACTACTGTCTTATAAAATTTACCTTTTAACCTGATTGGGATTCTTCTATCGCATAAAACACCTGATGCTTCTCACCACTTCATCCATCCACACTTAATCCTATGCATAATATCTTCGTCAAAACCACCATCCTTTTGTAATACGGATCCTAGGTACTTGAAACTATCAAATTAATCCACTACCTCGCCCACCATATTCACTACATGCCTATTCTGAGTTTTACTTACATACAGTTTTACATCTACTCATTTTCAACCCATTACTTTCTAGTACTTCCCTCCATTCTTCCAGTCCATAGTTCACACTCTCTCCAACCAACACTACATCATGCGCAAACAGCACCATGGTACCTCACTTTGTGtactttttgtaattttgtctattattaaagaaaacaaGTAAGGACTCAGTGCTGAACCTTGATGCACACCAACTCCAATCCTAAAATCCTCAGTTTCGCCCACAAGGCTTTTAACCCTTGTGTTCGCTCTTTCATGCATGCctcaattatatttacatacgcCTTAGGCAAACCTTTCTTCATCAATGCCCATTTCAAAATTTCTCTAGGAACTTTGTTGTAGGCATTCTCTTgatcaataaaaatcatttataacttCCTTTTTTTCTCTATATAATTTTCCATCACTTGTCTTACACAAAATATCGGCTCCATTGTCGACTTGCCGGGCATAAAACTAAACTGATTCTTTGAAACTGATGTCTCACCTCTAATCCTTAAATAACCTTTTCCCAAATCTTCATAGTGTGATTCATAAGTTTTATTCCTCTATAGCTTCCACATTCCTGTACATCTCCTTTTTCTTTGAAAATTGGTATCACATAACTCTTTCTCCAAGAGTCTGAAATTTTTCCACCGACTAATAACCTGTTGAAGAATCTCTTCAACCAGTCTACTCCTAATCTCCCTAACACTTTCCAAGGTTCTACTGGTATTCCATCTGGACCTACTgcttttctatttttaatttttctaaccaCCCTTCACACTTCTTCTTCTCTTATTAAATTGACCATACTTAAGTTTAATTCGCATTGATCTATTCCCTCCCTCGAAAATTTctcatttaacaatttttttaaatactttttccaTCTATTCGTTATCTCATTGTCATGTGTTAACACCTTTTTATCTTCGTCTTTTATGCACCTTACATTTATAGTGCGTTTCATTATAACTGCGACTCGACGCTAACGCACTTCGTGGCGGTTTTGTCTCAAACCAGGGGTTTTCAAACTAGGAtcgaaaaaatgtgtaaaatattcgttatcaattttaaattttccgcGCAACTTTACACGCTATTTTTAGAAGCCCTAATGAAAAAACACCACGAGGCGCGTTAGCATCGAGTCGCAGTTACAATGAAACGCACTATAGTACATCTTTGGTTTATTTTCTCTACTCTTAGCTAGCCTGTACACTTTAATTTCCCCTTATCTTGTTCCTAATCTCTCATATAACTCAtcatatttatctaattttgcTTTACTTACTGATTTTTTTGCTGTcttacatacatttttgtacTCAACCCAATCCTCTCTCTTCCTAGATTTTTGCCAAACTTTAAACTGGGattttttctttgaattatGGCTTGCACTTCCTTTTCCCACCACCATGTTTGTTTATCTTCTGCCATTTTACCTCTGTTTTCACCTAATACTTCCTTAGCCACActtctaatattatttgaaacacTTTCCCACACTTCGTTTATACTCCCTTCTACATTCACTATACCAATCTCTCTCATCTTctgtttaaatactttttattctcACCATCTAAATCTTGCTTCCTTATTTACTTTTTCCCTTCTGGTCGCTCTCTTTTTGATGCACCAAATCTCCATAACCATAAGTCTATGCTGTGTTTTTACACTTTCTCCTGGAATTTCTTTGCAATCCTTATACTGTTTCGCATTACTTCTTCTCAccataaaataatctatttgaGACTTATTCCTTCCACTTTTATTTGGTAACATAATGTCCTTCTCTCTTTCTAAAATATGTGTTCACAATGGCCAAATCATACGCTGTAGCGAAATCAAGTACTTTCCCTCCTGCATAATTTTTGATACCAAATCCATACTCTCCATGTACTCTATCGTAGCCAGTTCTATCACAGCCTACATGACCATTCATATCAACACCAATCACAATCTCCTCCGCTCCTGGTATTCTCTGTATTACTTCATCCATCTCCCTCCATAACTCTTCTTTCTGACTTTCCTCAGATCCTATTTGTGGAGCATATGCACTAACTATATTCCATACCTTTTCTTCCACCATCACTTTCACTACAATTACTCCATCACTTATCCCGAAAACCTCTACTACTTTTCCTTTCATGttcttatctaatattattccTACACCAttccttatatttattttttctgaataaaatattttgtactcttCACCAATCTCCCTTGCTTTATCTCCCTTCCACTTTGTTTCTTGCACTCAATagacatttacatttttcctCCTCAGAACTTCGGCTAATTCTCTGGATCTACCTGTCAGTGTTCCTAAATTCCACGTACCATATCTCACTTCAAACCTATTCTTCATACTCAGGCATGGATCTACTTCCGAAATTTGTGATGCTTTCCCTACACCGCTTTTGGATAGACCCGCACATGTGACTGATGAAACGGCTACCGCACCCGTTGTCCGGCTGGTACTGGTCACCCCATCTCTTAGACTATCTACACACCCAACTATTACATTTCTTCTCACTTGTTTTCCCCACGCACATCCGAGATGGGAAAACATGCCTACACAATTTGTTGGACCTCTCATACAGATTTGACAAAAATTTTACACCAGCTGTCGACCTGACGCAACCTCATTTGTCGCCTTTTACGACAGGCTGAGGAGTCGTGGAAGTATTCTAACCCCCTTCCACAGGGGTATAGTATACTGTAGTAttactaagtaatatttatttatattagtacctatattatgtatactaaatattttcagAGTAGAActcaaaaagttaatataatttttaataggtattttacaagtataaacaatataataatataattgcgtCAGCCTGTCTCATATAACTACAGTCTACAAGTGAATGTGTCAAAATGATTATAACATTAAGAATTACGTTGATGTAGACTTAAATGTGTCTGATAGCACCACagacttattatatatataatctgcGCGTCCCCCATACCCTATTTTAGGTTGCCAAGTGACAAAATTGCTAGAAATATATTGTCAATACCCATGTAATATGAAGGAACCTGACTACCTAAGGTGTATgctattttttctaaaaatattgttatcatcgTGGTTGAActactctctctctctctctaacTCTCTTGCTATTAATGGTACATAAGTTAtatgctatatttttttaaacaatgtttGCCCCTAGACAGTTCTCTCTGTTATTAGTCCGTTTCTTTATAGGTCTATGCATAATCAAACAATGCTATTGAATTgaaagattaataaataatataagtaggtatagataggtacttaatggTCAATAAGAACTAAACAAATATAGCTCCTACCTTAAATCCTTTTTTGGACGCTACTTGTTTTGCACTTTTTGTGAGGTCACCGATTGTACTTTTTCCAACATATGTTAAATCATCAAAAGTATTTTTGCTGACACCAGCCGCTGTTTTACTGGCTTCAAATGCACTTTTACTAGCTTCATGTACAGATTTGGTGGCTTCGCCTGCAGCTTTTTTTGCTTGAGTGGTCAGTTTGTCTGCTACATGTGCTAGTATTCCTCCAGCTCCTTCTTGACTACTTTGCCTGGCTGTTTCTCTAACAAGTTCTTTTGCTTGAAAAGCAAAATGTTCCAATATTGAATTGTTTTGACTGGATTGTCTTGTCAACTGTTGGTGTAAGCTACTTAAACTTCCCTTTCTTGATGAGGGTGgactagatataatattttgttttttttctgtggCTGCCGGTAACGTTTGATAGAACTCAGatgactaaaatataaaaacaatatccggaaattaaaatgttgttttaattaatactaatattgttatttaataaatctctgtacaatttatttaataatataatgttaagtaTACGGTTTTAGTATCAACTTACTGTGGATGTTTGCGATGTAGGtctaaaattactattttgtttttgtgcTACAACTACATGGTTTAAAGCAGAATCACTACCACCTGTGCTATGTCTGCTTAGAAGAAGTTTGTTACCCGTAGTAGTTGCAGTCAACTGTGAAGGTGATTGTTGCAATTGGCTACATCTAACGATATCctacaatttgataaaaatatttgtggatatttatatttactacttgttttataaaatgtgcTTGATTTAGAATGTATTGTTTAGTTGTGAAAAGGAGGACGAGTTTATAAAGGTATGAAACATTAAGTCAttagaataaattatgataaaattataatatgtattctacGTATGTAATTTGACTATTTAAGCATGACAAGTTGAGCAtattcataaacattaaatttcaaCAAACGTGATATTCTATAGCTTGTGAAGTTGTATACTTTTGACAacgctataattattttattagttgcaTTGTCATAGGAAGATTGAACATTATACGTAGGTCAAGAAAATACAAAGTTTACtagctatacatatatatatatatattatgttgaaattgcttttactattttatttcaataactaCCAATTATTAGgaaatattccattttttttttaattgtgacattctaaaaactataataacagattaataacatacctaacaaaacaattttaatcagTGAAGTAACACCCGACCATCTTGAGGTTACTTGAGGCAGttttcaaatcaaattaaaaattaagggCAAACCAATATAGTTACAGATTATTTGACTAATAAACAAGAAACCTAGGTCTTAATAATGCTCTAAGAATGtatctgaataaataaatacctcgagtttttgtttttaagatcACCCCAATAATGGTAAGTAGGTGCAGTGTCAGATCTAGGAAATTTTACGCCCAGGGCTAATAAAAATGCAACGCCTTTACGTAAGTGCAGGTAGTTCGGGGTGTGTCGGGTgtcaacaaaaaatgtttaaatacaaatcaaaaagtatattttgatattacaaatatttttattgaaaccattgttttcatatatatacgTGTACGCGAAAACTGGGTACACTCTATCACTTACTTAAATTACTCAGTaccctataggtacctatacacatttaGAAATCTTTTAGTAGAAGATTGATGATCCAATAGTCTAGTTTAATGTCCCGCAACAGAATTCACAAATATGTATAGAGtatactctatatatatatacatggttTAGTACagaatatgtcaatattatacttgaactaATTAAATGCACATTACTCGAAAGTACTTGAAAGTATtcttataagaatataaaatatattaaaattataaaattcccCAACAAGATTATTCAAAGCGAACCTTTtcctattttcttatttttcaggATAGCTCTTTTTTTGtttctctaatttttaaaatatttagataatatgttatatccaccatttaaaaatagataaaatataataggttctGATAtcaaaaattacctttttaaaatgtatcaagtatatttttaagttttaagaaaaTGATATTGGACAAAACGTTCATTTTCCAGGAACGTccttttatgattaataaactGGAATAAGCGTcctttcaaaaaaaattcaatttttatccttcctgaataatattttcctgAATTAATACTTCCTGATGAAAATGAAGCGCCACCGTTGACACCGGTCATGGGTAGGTGGGTATAGATGATATAGgtaggtgatttttttttagataaccaATTTTGAGaaactaggtaggtatgcattttgtatataattggtgattttgttatagttaatgtttgtattgtgtaatattacaaaagtattaacattcaaattatctataaatataaataattgttgaataagaaattgaaataaaatgactataaacagtaggtaattaaatataaaataattacattttttttctacggaATACTTTTTATAAGTAAGTTACATTTTGTGAatcgaaatacattttttacaataaactatGCATCAACAATGCAatctcaataaattatttacttgctTAAATCCCTTGCTCTCATTTATGTGCTCAAATCGCCACTCTTAATTGATGTGCTGCTGCTTttactttcttgatttttaatcaagtaagtatgataattgaaatgaaaaaagtcggaattttgaaaacttcaagaatttgtgttaattaggaaaataataaaaatgtaactcagTAATGatgagtaggtaggtaagttaattaattataaatattcattaataagcttgtataaaatattaaaacacctacagaatatgatattatatatacagtgaagtgttatttattacaatatctgTCTACTTAAATTGTAGGTAACTTTACTGAGTAATTCTAGCCTAGATTATTATGTGAATTTATACAGATTAcaggttaattattttttagatatgaTACTCAAGAATAtcgattaaattataaatgattgattcttaaaaatgttgttttttatagttatgttCAAGCACTTGTTTATAGTATTAGGAATGTAATAgtttaactaaaaatacaaactattatgGATTCGGGTTTAAACATAGGCGAGCTCATGTCACTGTGGCTACTGGACGGCGAGGATCCGATAGATTTACTGCCGATTGATTCTATGGTCCCATCCTCATCTGGGCTATCATCTGACGCCATTGGGAATTGTAAAGTTATTGGAGGTTCATAAGCAGAGTGCACTCCTTGTACGATTGGTCCTATATTGAGTCTTGGactttctaaataaatatacaatttttgttattcgTATAAAGTTAAGGGAGTATTATATTagggatataatatttatgaattgtaataataaatacctattttcagaattttttcaCTAGTAACATTGACTTTGAAATCTTCGCGATAATTTGCTAATCTCTCGTCTTCACTGCTACTACTATCGCTACCGTCACTGTCGGACCGACGACTCCCATCAGCTATGTGAATACGAAATGAGTAATATTTgtctcttatatattataaattatctacgTATATATGTGTCAGTAATACTATTACCTAATGTCAAAGAGGGTCGGTTTGAATTTACATTGactttcattatattttgaatcgaACAATTTTCTTGCCAAACGGTAAATACAACAGGCTCTAAGGTATTCGCAAACCATTTAAGCTTATCGCCAATCATAGATGGGTCGTTTACGCCGGTTTGAATCCGTTGGAAGACCACGTTGTTCGGTGTCAATGCCCATTCGGCGAAATAATCAACTGCTTGTGTTCGAGACAGTTGACATGTGAAAAGCGACGGGTTTGGCCTGCTCTTCAGAAAagaattgatttgaaaaaataccACAGGTCTAGGGTAGAGCCTCAGAGTTCGTGAATGTTCTGTTAGGTTGGCCAATACGTCGCCGGACAAAAAGAAACGAACCATGGCCACCCTGATTGCAATATCCACCGAATCAATATCCACTGTGTTGTACGCTGAATTCGTCGACGTTTgtcttctaaaaaaaaagtgcaGTGTTTAAGactttagtaggtattaaatattaattggatcgaagaaaaaatacataggaaGTGCAATGGATACGACATTAACGACaaacaataccaaaaagtacctaatatttactccaatgatattttaattattgaaaaattggcAAAGGTCGTTATTATGGACAATATTGGCCAATGGATGTATTACAAACAATTAGTGTTTCTTTTTGGtgtagttacctacctacctacaaataatatattggcgtatacttaacatttttttaagattaccAATTTATAAGTCTGGttttactaagaaattattaaatcaacatattagaacaattttaaattatttgtttgctAACATTGTACAGCTGttgaataaaaagtattaacaaATGTGACCATTACATTACTTTAATCACATCAAAAATCTGATCTGAAAAGacttaattagaaaataatgttattgacAGAAAGTGTAGACAACCTGTACGAAAGGATCTATTTAGAAAATGTGATTTTCAAAgtaaatgtttttgattatgaaaataaaaactttaaaaatattcagtataatataagagtataatataattattaaagaattgATTTTGATAGCAGCTGCTCTTATAAGCATGTCTGCAGCTTAgacaacaaaaatcaaaattcactcaaatgaataaatattattattaccttattTCGTTTCCTCGATTTATACTGTTGTCAGTGTTTATGGCATTACTTCTTGATTGAAAGttttccatttttctttttgagATGTCTTCTCCTGTACTCGAAAATTCCATTGGAGGTCTCGTTGTTGACATAACTTCATTTTCCGGAAAACTACTTGTTGCTttactgttaatatttattCGCGAAAGTCCATTTAAAgcctattttaatacaaattaaataagaatgaattgttatattcacaattttatttgtttttatgataattacagatttcaaattatttttcaaagttaaagATTCAGACTTGGGTAACTGTGGTATAGCATCTTCTCGATTAACAACTATTGGCGgtgttattttattagaatcCAAATCTACTATCCAAACGTCTTTCGGAAATCTGAAACACAAAAGATTGTTTATTGTGATGTCAACACGTTCGTTAATAGATTATACCGAACTAACCGGAAATctctttttgttaaaaaaaaactggatgGAACTCCAACCACATAAGGCACGGGACTCTCGAATAGCTGAAAGTTACACAAACGGAGATttaatcatacaatttattatacaaatgcatattatatggaatattgaggctttttttttatttttataccatttccGATTTTGGTAGACTTGTAGGCAGCAATGGTATAACAGTAAACATATATTGCAAGGGATACATAAGGGCCACTAAAGCCATTACGGACATAGTGAGAGCATTATAATCCTTTGATTGGAAGACGACCTAAAGTTCATAGCAACATTAGTAAAATACACGGTAGTCGAATTAAcgattttagataatatacatattaagtaaaatataatgtattcacTCACTTTACtttctaataatatgatagttaatACGTAGAGGCACGTATCTACTCCCAACAACTCTAATGGTAAATGTAAAGGGAAATCAATCAGTGAAAATCTCGTGTGGTCGGGTAACGCGAAGGATAGTGGTAGCTGCCGCTCGTTTTGTGAAAACAAATAAACCTATAcgaatataaattacaacaattacagacataaatatatatttttcctaAACCAATTAAAGTGTAAATGGATCAACATAGATCAATTAATTGtcttagatataattatataagacaaatataaaaccaaataaaaaataaaaaaataaaagtttttgcaGATTATGTTTTGTACGTGTAAAGGGGTTAAATCCTAAACTAATTGAATGTTATAATTCCTATATGAatcagttatttataaatttaggaaaaatattataaaataatggtggtataaaattaaaatacattttaaattatacagtatTTATTCCGGGAATGTTACAATGTATGTATGATGACAGGTACTTGTAGATAAGCTCCGTtgaccaaaaatatttaaattttacacagACCGAagactaataaagtaataattattaacttataaatagtaattaatgaaACCACGATTGACCTAACCAGTAGATaataacctaaaaatatttgtagtttatttcaacattaaattgcaaaatattatttttttatttattcagttaaaaatCCGTATGATAGTTGTACAGATTTGTTCTTATCCATTTTATCTTACTTCCAGTTTCGTCTTCCCTGGAACAGGAACTGGAGTGCTGAGCAAACGCAATATCCACATTTCAAGTTCtttgataaattgtataattcttGGAGAATTTGCTTGAGTTAAAAATCCAGTCAATAAACTCCATATACATTCTTTTCtataaacaaaatcatttaaccgttcattataaaatagaaaattggaCATTCGTTAAGtgttattatgtaggtaccttttatGTCCTTCTTTTCTGctacgattaatttttttattgcaagaATCGATAAggctttttaaataaaacaaacatgtacgaaaacttgaaaataaagGATGATGAGAAAGAAGACACAACGATGTAAGAGAATATAAATCTTGAGATTCCTgaaatatacaacaaaattttaaaatttcttatggGTATGGCAactgtattaacatttatatactttaagttat from the Acyrthosiphon pisum isolate AL4f chromosome X, pea_aphid_22Mar2018_4r6ur, whole genome shotgun sequence genome contains:
- the LOC100169487 gene encoding MAP kinase-activating death domain protein isoform X2 produces the protein MSESQFFCPRLIDYLAIVGAHPNSSKRSSLYELQNNGSNNDEYCGVSSTVSSNDENFYIQNPELLRRYPAEDHKDFILPETMSYFCQPEGCVSFKHSRSESNKVTSFVFTLTDKDTTRTRYGVCVNFYRRVGQCYTNNSKNININDEQSAKKPQSNHSSVFLRCHSTTSFGKSMSQDHPTDQSSDKVTKNLSSQPESQDLYSLTSLCLLSHHPLFSSFRTCLFYLKSLIDSCNKKINRSRKEGHKRKECIWSLLTGFLTQANSPRIIQFIKELEMWILRLLSTPVPVPGKTKLEVYLFSQNERQLPLSFALPDHTRFSLIDFPLHLPLELLGVDTCLYVLTIILLESKVVFQSKDYNALTMSVMALVALMYPLQYMFTVIPLLPTSLPKSEMLFESPVPYVVGVPSSFFLTKRDFRFPKDVWIVDLDSNKITPPIVVNREDAIPQLPKSESLTLKNNLKSALNGLSRININSKATSSFPENEVMSTTRPPMEFSSTGEDISKRKMENFQSRSNAINTDNSINRGNEIRRQTSTNSAYNTVDIDSVDIAIRVAMVRFFLSGDVLANLTEHSRTLRLYPRPVVFFQINSFLKSRPNPSLFTCQLSRTQAVDYFAEWALTPNNVVFQRIQTGVNDPSMIGDKLKWFANTLEPVVFTVWQENCSIQNIMKVNVNSNRPSLTLADGSRRSDSDGSDSSSSEDERLANYREDFKVNVTSEKILKIESPRLNIGPIVQGVHSAYEPPITLQFPMASDDSPDEDGTIESIGSKSIGSSPSSSHSDMSSPMFKPESIIDIVRCSQLQQSPSQLTATTTGNKLLLSRHSTGGSDSALNHVVVAQKQNSNFRPTSQTSTSSEFYQTLPAATEKKQNIISSPPSSRKGSLSSLHQQLTRQSSQNNSILEHFAFQAKELVRETARQSSQEGAGGILAHVADKLTTQAKKAAGEATKSVHEASKSAFEASKTAAGVSKNTFDDLTYVGKSTIGDLTKSAKQVASKKGFKVGLLGESTSLSLQQLSFDDEINDNSPPTNPISTGSVSEVRKSSVTSMGTGATKDFFSNISNDINGLANQTTSMFTDLFGGNKQQKNSKSSLTLPVTKTKERTAVGPFPTKAGRNDLVEKSNLIRHSNPRKLSETSKIPNKKSVKPNSHVDNETFLKDVTKQILDGDGIGWLKLSRFKKLMEEEGYRNLVVSKLNRTLDNKISPSDHIDDVYINRFVWKGMLKALLAIIHGLEVSFGNQCGGGLASAFQVLEIAHTHYWAKDISMSGFESQMSSPYSSRENVQSPLQSPSIAGSPMSSVYQTSRKSSQTSTSGLSECKNSGAGKFAHEFSLVDDGEESTSNPSLNETFNDLMNIENNKQEQISTNPFLENEGELSSIGPIVVSDESSCNSSTVLVNNPSFYLKRMTSNNSRNNASFFRSAVSDSELDNTGLFKTTNKNRTQSIWSSKSSLSAGFRYHGGNLLNTASGSPSPESGRTYLFEGILGKERSTIWNQLKFWEDVFIDAVSQERDMIGMDQGPVEMMERYKNLNQSERKRLEYDEDKLLSIMIYNLIAFMIMVNVPKESIMKIVRTLVGKSRVTNCYATEITSLMSQLSNLNGNDVDLKPSNSRQAHRQSFAVHCGDSTGELLFLEVRDDGLVLRSVSGVIVSRWWYERIVNMTYSPRSKIFCLWRTANGGQLQLNKYYTKKCKDLYARIKHSMEKAAERGQGIIPGVELGGEFPVKDMATGEGGILQVCMEGVGLLFADSKFFVRLDHVRKCFTVQKKIFVLEEYNPKLKHIIQRQYESPMAGQICYAVLCVFSYIAAGHKRTISQTYKDKAQRKLSTYSAESSENKC